One genomic segment of Flavobacteriaceae bacterium includes these proteins:
- a CDS encoding TIR domain-containing protein, with protein sequence MKFYTKSYLSDLSESRRKGTKTFSSVLNENKNRTHFDIFLSHSFKDKKYITGLYLELTSKGYSVYVDWIIDPHFQRNNVTKDTVNKIRLRMKQSKSLIYATSENASNSKWMPWELGFMDGDKGRCGILPITDYENDTFKGQEFLSVYPLVTKGSNIYSDSDLNIQLNIFSSKEMKSWMNF encoded by the coding sequence ATGAAATTTTACACGAAAAGCTACTTATCAGATCTTTCTGAATCAAGAAGAAAAGGAACAAAAACTTTTTCTTCTGTTCTGAATGAAAATAAAAATCGAACTCATTTTGACATTTTCTTGTCTCACAGTTTTAAAGACAAAAAATACATTACAGGTCTATATTTAGAGTTGACTTCAAAAGGATACTCTGTTTATGTGGATTGGATTATCGATCCTCATTTTCAACGAAATAATGTAACGAAAGATACTGTTAACAAGATTAGATTAAGAATGAAGCAGTCCAAATCTCTAATATATGCTACTTCAGAAAATGCTTCTAACTCCAAATGGATGCCTTGGGAATTAGGTTTTATGGATGGAGACAAAGGAAGATGTGGAATTCTTCCAATTACAGATTATGAAAATGATACTTTTAAAGGACAAGAATTTTTATCGGTATATCCTCTTGTAACCAAGGGAAGTAACATTTATTCTGATTCAGATTTGAATATTCAACTAAATATATTTTCATCTAAAGAGATGAAAAGTTGGATGAACTTTTGA
- a CDS encoding DUF5117 domain-containing protein: MIQKILPKLLVILFVFGLSLDADAQRRKKKNKKNPKATENTAAKPKPKKGAVLPYEKVVTKDLKTDEGLFKVHSKDDKYLFEIPDSLLNRELLMVTRIAKTASGIGFGGGKQNTQVLRWQKNGKKILLRVVSHNVVADTVLPVHQAVVNSNFEPVLFSFPIKAFSKDSTATVIDATPLFATDVKPLGFPQSRRKSFQITRMDKDRSYIERISSYPHNIESRHVKTYFANKPPSNSSVGSISLEMSNSMILLSKKPMKRRYFDERVGWFSREQIDYGLDVQESKRITYIDRWRLEIKDEDIEKFKRGELVTPKKPIAYYIDRATPVKWRKYIKQGIEDWQVAFEAAGFKNAIIAKDPPSKEEDPDWSPEDVRYSVVRYLASPIPNANGPHVSDPRSGEILESDINWYHNVMTLLHNWFFIQTAAINPEARSNSFKDEIMGRLIRFVSAHEVGHTIGLPHNMGSSVAYPVDSLRSATFTQKYGTAPSIMDYARFNYAAQPEDKGVALMPNIGPYDKYAIAWGYRPILDTSAEDEKPILNSWITAKADDPMYRFGHQQVINIIDPSSQTEDLGDNAITASTYGIKNLKRILPNLEKWTTEEGETYEDLKTMYGQLLSQYNRYMGHVSSNIGGVYEHYKAVGQDGPVYTHVDKAHQRNAMKFINKELFATPKWLFDKNIFDKIQYSGSGERIRSLQVNTLNRILKLGRLARLIENETLNGNKAYTILSLMYDLRRGIWSELYNVKIIDPYRRNLQRAHIDRLKYLMTVKSQRKAPNFGSYVKQTRVNVSQSDIKPVVRGELKRLKRDTRAAIVIAPNTITRYHLQDIVDRINGILDPK; this comes from the coding sequence ATGATACAAAAAATACTACCGAAACTACTAGTCATTTTATTTGTTTTTGGACTCTCGTTAGATGCTGACGCACAACGTAGAAAAAAGAAAAACAAAAAAAATCCAAAAGCTACTGAAAATACGGCAGCCAAGCCTAAACCGAAAAAAGGAGCTGTCCTTCCTTACGAAAAAGTAGTTACTAAAGATCTGAAAACAGATGAAGGTCTGTTTAAAGTGCATTCGAAAGATGACAAATACCTGTTTGAAATTCCTGATTCTTTATTAAACAGAGAGTTATTGATGGTTACCCGAATTGCAAAAACCGCCAGTGGTATCGGTTTTGGCGGAGGCAAACAAAATACTCAGGTATTGCGTTGGCAAAAAAACGGAAAGAAAATTTTGCTCAGGGTAGTTTCCCACAATGTAGTAGCAGATACTGTGCTTCCGGTACACCAGGCAGTGGTAAATTCAAATTTTGAACCTGTTCTGTTTTCCTTTCCTATCAAGGCGTTTAGTAAAGATTCAACAGCTACGGTTATTGACGCCACTCCTTTATTTGCCACAGACGTAAAACCCTTGGGATTCCCTCAATCAAGGAGAAAATCGTTTCAAATTACCAGGATGGATAAAGATCGTTCTTATATAGAAAGAATTAGTAGTTATCCACACAATATTGAAAGCCGCCATGTAAAAACATATTTTGCAAATAAACCTCCTTCTAACAGTAGTGTCGGTTCTATTTCTTTGGAAATGAGTAATTCTATGATTTTATTATCAAAAAAACCTATGAAACGTCGCTATTTTGACGAGCGTGTCGGTTGGTTTTCCAGGGAGCAAATTGATTATGGGTTAGACGTCCAGGAAAGTAAAAGAATTACTTATATAGATCGTTGGAGACTGGAGATAAAAGATGAAGACATAGAAAAATTTAAGCGAGGTGAACTGGTAACACCTAAAAAACCGATTGCTTACTATATAGATAGAGCTACTCCCGTAAAATGGCGCAAATACATTAAACAGGGAATAGAAGACTGGCAAGTGGCTTTTGAAGCAGCCGGTTTTAAAAATGCCATTATAGCTAAAGACCCTCCTTCCAAAGAAGAAGACCCGGATTGGTCTCCCGAAGACGTACGCTATTCCGTTGTACGCTATTTGGCTTCTCCTATTCCTAATGCCAATGGCCCTCATGTCAGTGATCCGAGATCGGGAGAAATCTTAGAATCGGATATCAATTGGTATCATAATGTCATGACCTTGTTACACAATTGGTTTTTTATTCAAACGGCCGCTATTAATCCGGAAGCTCGTAGTAATTCATTTAAAGATGAGATAATGGGCAGACTGATCCGTTTTGTTTCGGCTCACGAAGTAGGTCATACCATAGGATTGCCTCACAATATGGGTTCTAGTGTTGCCTATCCCGTAGATTCACTACGTTCTGCAACGTTCACTCAAAAATATGGTACGGCTCCTTCTATTATGGATTATGCCCGTTTCAATTATGCGGCCCAACCGGAAGATAAAGGAGTGGCGCTCATGCCAAATATCGGTCCGTATGACAAATATGCCATAGCTTGGGGATATCGGCCCATATTAGATACATCTGCAGAAGATGAAAAACCTATATTAAACTCGTGGATTACGGCTAAAGCTGATGACCCAATGTATCGTTTTGGACATCAACAAGTCATTAATATCATTGATCCCAGCTCTCAAACGGAAGATTTGGGAGATAATGCCATTACGGCAAGTACTTATGGTATTAAAAATCTGAAAAGAATTCTGCCTAATTTGGAAAAGTGGACGACTGAAGAAGGAGAAACATACGAAGATTTAAAAACCATGTACGGACAATTATTAAGTCAATATAACCGTTATATGGGACATGTTTCTTCAAATATAGGCGGTGTCTATGAACACTATAAAGCGGTTGGCCAGGACGGCCCGGTATATACTCATGTAGATAAAGCACACCAGAGAAATGCGATGAAGTTTATCAATAAAGAATTGTTTGCAACTCCCAAATGGTTATTCGATAAAAATATCTTTGATAAAATTCAATACTCTGGTTCCGGTGAACGTATTAGAAGTTTGCAGGTAAATACACTAAACAGAATTTTAAAACTGGGCAGATTGGCTCGTTTGATTGAAAATGAAACATTAAACGGGAATAAAGCATATACCATTCTCTCTTTGATGTATGATCTGCGCAGGGGAATTTGGTCTGAATTGTATAATGTGAAAATTATTGATCCGTACAGAAGAAATTTACAACGTGCACATATAGACCGTTTAAAGTATTTAATGACTGTAAAATCTCAACGAAAGGCTCCGAATTTTGGTTCCTATGTAAAACAAACGCGAGTAAATGTGAGTCAGTCCGATATTAAACC
- a CDS encoding AAA family ATPase has translation MRIKVFLALQFGNAKVSRSDKEISLIKAISKCNRELKEEGINLELFWNGFNLKSGKPIANQLLNQIEKSGIFIADLSELNKNVLFELGIAYSFEKLMNKEIIWLIHDSLNTNDLPSDIKGLYCLEYSKETLEYHLTSALCLNRSASNQNYENRVVTVLLKEMDGLGTRGDVLVIGTTNRPEAIDLAFKRPGRFTDQIELEYPNDNERLKIFEIHLKYIDHNLKDEDFKNLSKKTFGFSGAEIKSLIDKSGIMAIRNYVLHKLNKPFLTKEIILSTLKTFSNAKQI, from the coding sequence ATGAGAATAAAAGTATTTTTAGCCCTTCAATTCGGAAATGCTAAAGTGTCTAGAAGTGATAAAGAAATTTCATTAATTAAGGCAATATCAAAATGTAATCGAGAATTAAAAGAAGAAGGTATTAATCTTGAATTATTTTGGAATGGATTTAATTTAAAATCAGGAAAACCTATAGCCAATCAGCTTTTAAATCAAATTGAAAAATCTGGAATCTTTATTGCAGATTTATCTGAATTAAATAAAAATGTTTTATTTGAATTAGGAATAGCTTATTCTTTTGAAAAGTTAATGAATAAAGAAATTATTTGGTTGATTCATGATTCTTTAAACACTAATGACTTGCCATCAGATATTAAAGGTCTTTACTGTTTAGAATATAGCAAAGAAACTCTTGAATATCATTTAACATCTGCTTTGTGCTTGAATAGAAGTGCTTCAAATCAGAATTATGAAAATAGAGTAGTTACGGTATTGTTAAAAGAAATGGATGGGCTAGGAACTCGCGGTGATGTTTTAGTCATAGGTACAACAAATCGACCAGAAGCTATTGATTTGGCATTTAAGAGACCTGGTAGATTTACAGACCAAATTGAGTTAGAATATCCAAACGATAATGAAAGGCTAAAAATATTTGAAATACATTTAAAATATATTGACCACAATCTTAAAGATGAGGATTTCAAGAATTTATCGAAGAAAACATTTGGTTTTTCAGGAGCAGAAATTAAATCATTAATCGATAAGTCAGGTATTATGGCTATAAGAAATTATGTTCTTCATAAACTTAACAAACCTTTCTTAACTAAGGAGATTATTTTATCAACTTTAAAAACCTTTTCAAATGCGAAACAAATTTAA
- a CDS encoding prolyl oligopeptidase family serine peptidase, with product MNLINSQVDTLIIHGNKDSYVSYNASKKISEASQRIKLITVENSDHGFDSQENEDYAINCTIEWLKKKER from the coding sequence ATGAATTTAATTAACTCACAAGTAGATACCTTAATTATTCATGGTAATAAAGATAGTTATGTTTCTTATAATGCTTCAAAAAAAATATCCGAAGCTTCCCAAAGAATTAAATTAATTACAGTTGAAAACTCAGATCACGGGTTTGATTCTCAGGAAAATGAAGATTATGCTATTAATTGTACAATAGAATGGTTGAAGAAAAAGGAAAGATAA
- a CDS encoding acetyl/acyl transferase, translating into MVEEKGKIIFGKVEFGSNCKIGNFNCIGVPKEQNLGIKDKNIKKVIIKDNVIICNHVIIYEGTYIGKNCLIDDKVRIGYNSYISARTRITHGGYICDRVKIGNNCVIAGFICDAVEIGNNTTVMGTLLHEYTNPLVDWWGVDEESPKIGSNTIIGYDAKIIGGITIGDNVYVASGTIVTKNVPSKSVVIGNNKVYSFKQWKGKKLQSWINKMKIIKK; encoded by the coding sequence ATGGTTGAAGAAAAAGGAAAGATAATTTTTGGAAAAGTTGAATTTGGTAGCAATTGTAAGATTGGAAATTTTAACTGTATAGGAGTTCCTAAAGAGCAAAACCTCGGAATAAAGGATAAAAACATAAAAAAAGTAATAATTAAAGATAATGTTATTATTTGTAATCATGTAATTATTTATGAAGGGACTTATATTGGAAAAAACTGTCTTATCGATGATAAAGTTAGAATTGGCTATAACTCTTATATATCTGCTAGGACAAGAATTACACATGGTGGATACATATGCGATAGAGTAAAAATCGGCAATAATTGTGTAATTGCAGGATTTATTTGCGATGCAGTAGAAATTGGTAATAACACTACAGTAATGGGGACTTTATTACATGAATATACTAATCCTTTGGTTGATTGGTGGGGAGTTGATGAAGAGTCCCCAAAAATTGGTTCAAATACTATTATTGGTTATGATGCTAAAATCATTGGGGGAATAACTATTGGTGATAATGTATATGTAGCTTCAGGTACAATTGTAACAAAAAATGTGCCTTCAAAATCCGTTGTAATAGGCAATAATAAAGTTTATTCATTTAAACAATGGAAAGGTAAAAAACTTCAGAGTTGGATTAATAAAATGAAGATAATTAAAAAATGA
- a CDS encoding caspase family protein — protein sequence MRKALVVGINHYEDIKSLNGCVNDAMEVNRVLSRHANNEDHEKNFEVELITADHGLQLSRGILKDRIEEFFRDPREISLLYFSEHGHVEFTGGYLMTSECKRGDDGLSMAEILSIVNNSPAHNNIIIFDCCHAGSFGKSSMNTNLTSINEGVTVLAASAANQYSVEKNGSGVFTRLLIHALDGGAASILGEVTPGNIYGYIDKAMGEKGQRPIFMTSIRRYTNLRKVYTQIRPLHLKEMIKLFPNSPDEIFNLNPSFEPKSDKPNPENIKKFEVLQKYNRVNLVVPVDAPHMYDAAMESKSCKLTTQGKSYWEMVNNDII from the coding sequence ATGAGGAAAGCATTAGTAGTTGGAATAAATCATTATGAAGATATTAAAAGTTTAAATGGTTGTGTAAATGACGCAATGGAAGTTAATAGAGTCTTAAGTCGACATGCAAATAATGAAGACCATGAAAAGAATTTTGAAGTAGAATTAATAACTGCTGATCATGGCCTACAACTTTCTAGAGGAATTTTAAAAGATAGAATTGAGGAGTTTTTTCGAGACCCAAGAGAAATTTCTTTATTGTATTTCTCTGAACATGGTCATGTAGAGTTTACAGGAGGATATTTAATGACTTCAGAATGTAAAAGGGGTGATGATGGACTTTCCATGGCTGAGATATTGAGTATTGTAAACAATTCCCCTGCTCATAATAATATTATCATCTTTGATTGTTGTCATGCTGGTAGTTTTGGTAAAAGTTCAATGAATACTAACTTAACCTCAATTAATGAAGGAGTTACTGTTTTAGCAGCATCTGCGGCTAATCAGTATTCTGTTGAAAAAAATGGTTCAGGTGTTTTTACTAGATTATTGATACATGCTTTGGATGGTGGTGCTGCAAGTATTTTAGGAGAAGTAACCCCAGGTAATATTTATGGATATATTGACAAAGCTATGGGGGAGAAAGGGCAAAGACCTATTTTTATGACCAGTATAAGAAGGTATACCAATCTCAGAAAAGTTTATACTCAGATTAGACCTTTACACTTAAAAGAAATGATAAAATTATTTCCAAATAGTCCTGATGAAATATTTAATCTTAATCCTTCATTTGAGCCAAAAAGTGACAAACCGAACCCCGAAAACATAAAGAAATTTGAAGTGCTACAAAAATACAACAGAGTCAATTTAGTTGTTCCAGTTGATGCACCCCATATGTATGATGCTGCTATGGAATCAAAATCGTGTAAATTGACTACGCAAGGAAAGTCATATTGGGAAATGGTTAATAACGATATAATTTAA